The following coding sequences lie in one Vibrio sp. BS-M-Sm-2 genomic window:
- a CDS encoding sodium-dependent transporter, with translation MATSNTTTTPRDTWGSKLGFVMAAAGSAVGLGNIWKFPYTAGESGGGAFVAIYLFFVIFIGFSVMLTEFAIGRHTQRSAVGAFKSTDRRWTFAGVIGVVSGLLIMGFYPVVGGWSIAYIGKIAGGLLDAPEAIGDSFGGFISNPVQPLMWMGLYLLLNVVIVMKGISGGIEKAGKILMPLLFIILIVVSIKGIMLPGAMAGLEFLFSPDFSKVDSGVILAALGQAFFSLSLGMGCMLTYGSYLKKKENLVQTTAMVTAMDTGVAILAGVAMFPAMFAFGMEPAAGPGLVFVVVPQLFAEMGGVVGLLFALMFFVGLSVAALTSSVSLLEVVVSYLIDEKGMKRVTAVLSASVVMAILCIFASLSLGGFGPTLFGTGAFDIFDLLTDKIFLAVGGMLVCIFAGWRLNRADLEKEITNDGEVSFPLFGLWYTLVKYIIPVAIAIVAFMGISSGFDSGKGAIMLLGIGIIAGSAVISKKL, from the coding sequence GTGGCTACTAGTAATACAACCACAACACCCCGCGATACCTGGGGTTCGAAGTTAGGATTCGTAATGGCTGCAGCAGGTTCTGCTGTTGGCTTAGGTAACATTTGGAAATTCCCATACACAGCAGGCGAAAGTGGCGGCGGTGCATTCGTTGCAATTTACCTGTTTTTTGTAATCTTTATCGGTTTCAGTGTCATGCTGACTGAGTTTGCGATTGGCCGTCATACGCAGAGATCAGCAGTAGGTGCATTTAAATCAACTGACCGTCGCTGGACGTTCGCTGGTGTAATCGGCGTAGTAAGTGGCCTGCTAATCATGGGTTTCTACCCTGTAGTAGGTGGCTGGTCTATCGCATACATCGGTAAAATTGCTGGTGGTCTACTAGACGCACCTGAAGCAATTGGTGACAGCTTTGGTGGCTTTATCTCAAACCCAGTTCAACCACTTATGTGGATGGGCTTATACCTACTACTTAACGTTGTAATCGTTATGAAGGGTATTTCTGGAGGTATTGAGAAAGCGGGTAAGATTTTGATGCCACTTCTTTTCATCATCCTGATTGTAGTATCCATCAAAGGCATCATGCTTCCGGGCGCGATGGCTGGTCTAGAGTTCTTATTCAGCCCTGACTTCTCTAAAGTAGACAGCGGTGTAATCCTAGCTGCATTAGGTCAAGCATTCTTCTCACTATCTCTTGGTATGGGTTGTATGTTGACATACGGTTCTTACCTGAAGAAGAAAGAGAACCTAGTTCAAACTACAGCTATGGTTACAGCAATGGATACAGGCGTTGCTATCCTAGCTGGTGTTGCAATGTTCCCTGCAATGTTCGCATTCGGTATGGAGCCAGCAGCTGGTCCTGGTCTAGTATTCGTTGTTGTTCCTCAGCTATTCGCTGAAATGGGCGGCGTAGTTGGTCTTCTATTCGCTCTAATGTTCTTCGTTGGTCTAAGTGTTGCGGCACTAACATCTTCAGTATCTCTACTTGAAGTTGTGGTTTCTTACCTAATCGATGAGAAAGGCATGAAGCGTGTGACTGCGGTACTATCTGCAAGTGTAGTAATGGCGATTCTATGTATCTTCGCTTCTCTATCACTTGGTGGCTTCGGTCCTACACTGTTCGGTACTGGCGCATTCGATATCTTCGACCTACTAACTGATAAGATCTTCCTAGCAGTTGGCGGTATGTTGGTATGTATCTTCGCTGGTTGGAGACTAAACCGCGCTGACCTAGAGAAAGAGATCACTAACGACGGTGAAGTATCTTTCCCACTATTCGGTTTATGGTACACACTAGTTAAGTACATCATCCCAGTAGCTATCGCTATCGTTGCGTTTATGGGTATCTCTTCTGGCTTCGACAGCGGTAAAGGTGCAATCATGCTACTAGGTATTGGTATCATTGCTGGCTCTGCGGTAATCTCTAAGAAGCTATAG
- a CDS encoding class I SAM-dependent methyltransferase encodes MEASALPLFFSHIEQQLNEVPNELRRIFHGRGKFWPGLEQLTCDWVDGQLLVNVFKEVDDEFLSSLKAGLVELTDKDIWQSKQGTSIVLQHRYADGAPSEVLWGELNDSPVVVEHGLKYQLDIGRNQNFGLFLDMRNGRQWVQGNAKDKNVLNLFAYTCGFSVAAIAGGARQCMNVDMSRGSLNKGRDNHRLNEHDMRSVNFLGYDIFKSWGKIKKGGPYELVIIDPPSFQKGSFALTKDYKKILRRLPELLTEGGEVIACVNSPAVSPNFLIETMAEEAPNVEFIERLDNPPEFVDVDLDSSLKVLRFQIKASADA; translated from the coding sequence ATGGAAGCATCAGCTTTACCTCTGTTTTTTAGTCATATTGAACAGCAATTAAATGAAGTGCCAAACGAACTTCGCCGTATTTTCCACGGCCGCGGTAAGTTTTGGCCTGGTCTAGAGCAACTGACATGTGACTGGGTTGATGGACAGTTACTGGTTAACGTGTTTAAAGAGGTAGACGACGAATTCTTGTCATCTCTCAAAGCTGGATTGGTTGAACTCACCGACAAAGATATCTGGCAATCAAAGCAGGGCACAAGCATTGTTCTGCAACACCGCTATGCTGACGGTGCACCTTCGGAAGTACTGTGGGGTGAGCTTAACGACTCTCCAGTGGTTGTTGAGCATGGCCTTAAGTATCAGTTAGACATTGGTCGTAATCAGAACTTTGGTCTGTTCCTAGATATGCGTAATGGTCGTCAGTGGGTACAAGGTAATGCTAAGGATAAGAACGTTCTTAACCTGTTTGCATACACTTGTGGCTTCTCAGTAGCGGCTATCGCTGGTGGTGCCCGTCAATGCATGAACGTGGATATGTCACGTGGCTCACTGAACAAAGGCCGTGATAACCACCGTTTGAACGAACATGACATGCGCTCGGTGAATTTCCTTGGTTACGATATCTTTAAGTCGTGGGGCAAAATCAAGAAAGGCGGTCCTTATGAGTTGGTGATTATCGACCCACCTTCGTTCCAAAAAGGCAGTTTCGCCCTAACTAAAGACTACAAAAAGATCTTACGTCGTTTGCCAGAGCTTCTAACGGAAGGCGGTGAAGTGATTGCGTGTGTGAACTCACCTGCAGTGTCACCTAACTTCCTTATCGAGACGATGGCAGAAGAAGCGCCAAACGTTGAGTTTATTGAACGCTTAGATAACCCACCTGAGTTTGTGGATGTCGATCTTGATTCAAGTCTAAAGGTATTGAGATTTCAAATTAAAGCCTCTGCCGATGCTTAA
- a CDS encoding ABC transporter permease, protein MLRALYFVVIAVCIIPTIPGVAGVVASSLSFIPPLGLDEPTLNGFSQVFQWEGAWHSIGLSLGSAIASSYIACFLTFCILQASWGNQFWRKIELTLSPMLAIPHVAFAIGFAFLFSPTGLGARAVHHLLGESATSSELALLVKDPYAFGLIIMLALKEVPFLLLMSISILQQIDVERITKVSASLGYSRAQIWWKCIFPQWFTKLRFPMLAVLAYSVSVVDIALIIGPTNPPTFAVLVWQWFNDPDLNLLPRAAAGAIVLFGLASLIIALARLVEWAILKYFRTWQYSGRTGANLPGKTIFTVLASLSLLVIPLMAIWSVAQRWRFPDLLPSRYSVRFWEFEWDGIMSTVSQSLWIGLIAASVALLLALVAHEYRIKYKWQVPGFIIAIPMLIPQLSVLFGMQVTTLYIGSNAYEFWVIWAHVFFAFPFVYLSLDGPWKSFNDGLIKASLSLGKSPFQSWYSIKLPILLPAIAFAWAVGISVSLAQYLPTLMLGAGRINTITTEAVALTSGFDRRVTAIYALWQALLPLFFFSLAILVSRLQLRYRRLTFKGFLSNESVPQRPHHP, encoded by the coding sequence ATGCTACGCGCTCTATATTTTGTTGTTATAGCTGTGTGCATTATCCCAACCATTCCTGGGGTAGCGGGAGTCGTGGCTTCATCACTGAGTTTCATCCCGCCCCTAGGTTTAGATGAGCCAACACTCAACGGTTTTAGCCAAGTCTTTCAATGGGAAGGGGCTTGGCACTCTATTGGCTTAAGCCTAGGCTCAGCGATTGCAAGCAGCTATATTGCCTGCTTCCTGACCTTTTGTATTCTTCAAGCCTCTTGGGGAAACCAATTTTGGAGAAAGATTGAGTTAACGCTATCGCCAATGCTTGCCATTCCACATGTGGCTTTCGCCATTGGCTTTGCGTTTTTATTTAGCCCAACAGGCCTTGGCGCAAGAGCCGTACATCACTTACTTGGTGAATCGGCCACGAGTTCTGAATTAGCTTTGTTGGTCAAAGACCCATACGCATTCGGCCTCATCATCATGTTGGCGCTTAAAGAAGTCCCTTTCTTATTGTTGATGAGCATATCGATACTTCAGCAAATTGATGTAGAGCGTATCACTAAGGTCAGTGCATCTCTGGGTTATAGTCGTGCTCAGATCTGGTGGAAATGTATTTTCCCACAATGGTTTACTAAGCTTCGATTCCCAATGTTGGCGGTACTCGCCTACAGCGTGTCGGTTGTCGATATTGCTCTGATCATTGGCCCAACCAACCCGCCGACCTTTGCCGTTTTAGTATGGCAATGGTTCAACGATCCGGATCTTAATCTACTCCCGCGAGCTGCTGCTGGTGCTATCGTTTTGTTTGGCTTAGCTTCATTGATCATCGCCTTGGCGCGTTTAGTTGAATGGGCAATTCTTAAGTACTTTCGAACTTGGCAGTATTCAGGAAGAACAGGGGCTAACTTGCCGGGGAAAACCATATTCACTGTCCTTGCTAGCCTTTCATTGCTGGTCATTCCTTTAATGGCAATTTGGAGCGTTGCTCAGCGCTGGCGTTTCCCTGATTTACTGCCGAGCCGCTACAGCGTGCGCTTCTGGGAGTTCGAGTGGGATGGCATCATGAGCACCGTTAGTCAAAGCTTATGGATTGGTCTGATTGCGGCTTCAGTCGCTTTGTTGCTTGCGCTGGTTGCTCACGAATACCGAATCAAATACAAGTGGCAAGTTCCGGGCTTTATTATCGCGATTCCCATGTTGATACCTCAACTCTCAGTATTGTTTGGCATGCAAGTGACCACCCTATACATAGGCAGCAACGCCTACGAGTTTTGGGTGATTTGGGCACACGTATTCTTCGCCTTTCCATTTGTGTACTTGTCTTTGGACGGCCCATGGAAAAGCTTCAACGATGGGCTGATAAAAGCTTCACTGAGCTTGGGTAAATCGCCATTTCAGAGTTGGTATTCAATCAAACTGCCAATTTTGCTTCCTGCTATCGCCTTTGCTTGGGCGGTCGGAATCAGCGTGAGTTTGGCTCAGTATTTGCCAACATTGATGCTCGGTGCGGGTCGCATTAACACGATCACAACCGAAGCCGTTGCCCTAACCAGTGGTTTCGACCGCAGGGTGACAGCAATCTATGCCCTTTGGCAGGCCCTATTGCCTCTGTTCTTTTTCTCTTTAGCGATATTAGTCAGCCGACTTCAACTTAGATATCGCCGTCTTACTTTTAAAGGTTTCCTAAGTAATGAGTCTGTACCTCAACGACCTCACCATCCGTAA
- a CDS encoding TIGR01621 family pseudouridine synthase: MFDILLNHSDFLLINKHPGVSVHKDDGDTMLLQEVAKAINEPKLYLVHRLDKMTSGILLLAKSASAASELSQLFAKREVEKYYLALGSKKPKKKQGLISGDMERSRRSSWKLLATKENPAITQFLSATAEPGERLLLCKPYTGRTHQIRVAMKSIGSAIVGDPIYNPSSEADRGYLHAFAIRFTYQSEAYEYVCDPRSLDSLGEKWHQETVSSGLDGWLEPWSLSWPKLNTK; the protein is encoded by the coding sequence ATGTTCGATATTCTTCTGAACCACTCTGATTTTTTACTTATCAATAAGCATCCTGGAGTCAGCGTCCACAAAGACGATGGCGATACTATGTTACTTCAAGAAGTTGCTAAGGCAATCAATGAGCCTAAGCTGTATCTCGTTCATCGATTAGATAAAATGACCTCGGGCATTCTGCTGCTAGCAAAAAGTGCGTCGGCGGCGAGCGAGCTTTCACAGCTATTTGCAAAGCGTGAAGTAGAGAAATACTACCTTGCGCTCGGTTCTAAGAAGCCAAAGAAAAAGCAGGGGCTGATTTCTGGTGATATGGAGCGTTCAAGACGCTCTAGCTGGAAACTTCTGGCAACTAAAGAAAACCCGGCGATTACCCAATTTCTATCTGCAACAGCGGAACCCGGTGAACGTCTGCTGTTATGCAAACCCTATACAGGGCGAACTCACCAGATCCGTGTCGCGATGAAATCGATCGGCTCAGCCATTGTTGGTGACCCTATTTATAATCCATCGAGTGAGGCTGACAGAGGTTATCTGCACGCCTTCGCGATTCGATTTACTTATCAATCAGAAGCCTACGAATATGTCTGTGACCCAAGGAGCCTAGACTCTTTAGGCGAGAAGTGGCACCAAGAAACCGTATCTAGCGGTTTGGACGGTTGGCTTGAACCTTGGTCATTAAGTTGGCCAAAGCTAAACACTAAGTGA
- a CDS encoding thiamine-binding protein: MVAFQVIPRVKEGNNFEVVDKAIEVVKASDVPFQVGAMETTMKGELNQLLDIVKKAEQACYDAGAVEVITNIKIHSKTTEADDTFCTYHRGVTKANHMFV; encoded by the coding sequence ATGGTTGCCTTCCAAGTAATACCTCGCGTTAAAGAAGGCAACAACTTCGAAGTGGTTGATAAAGCCATTGAAGTTGTGAAAGCATCCGATGTGCCGTTCCAGGTTGGTGCAATGGAAACCACGATGAAAGGTGAACTCAACCAATTACTCGATATCGTTAAAAAAGCAGAGCAAGCTTGCTACGATGCAGGGGCTGTTGAAGTCATCACAAACATTAAGATCCATAGTAAAACCACCGAAGCCGATGATACATTTTGCACGTATCATCGTGGTGTAACGAAAGCGAATCACATGTTTGTTTAA
- a CDS encoding ABC transporter substrate-binding protein, giving the protein MNKIVSTLGIMATVAYSATTYADEATSTDSWNQIEQQAEGETVYFHAWGGSQEINRYLQWAGKKLQSEYGVTLKHVKVTDIAETTTRLLAEKAAGKNTEGSVDIVWINGENFRSMKDNALLFGPFTQTLPNWQYVDKSLPIDVDFSEPTEGLEAPWGVGQLVFIHDQETLHNPPQSFSEMLSYAQAFPNRLSYPRPPEFHGTSFIKSLLIELTNNSPALAKPVSEDTFQEVTEPLWAYLDKFHKVAWRGGKQFPAGTSESIQLLDDGQLDLAITFNPNSVYSAQASGRLVETTKAYALDSGALSNIHFLAIPWNANATAGAQVTINFLLSPEAQSRKGDLNVWGDPSVLSSKYLTGSAKNTQQFKSIDEPHPSWQNALEKEWLKRYGN; this is encoded by the coding sequence ATGAACAAGATAGTAAGTACGTTAGGAATCATGGCAACCGTTGCATACAGCGCAACCACTTATGCTGATGAAGCAACATCCACCGACAGTTGGAACCAAATAGAACAGCAGGCAGAGGGAGAAACTGTCTACTTTCACGCTTGGGGCGGTAGCCAAGAAATCAATCGTTACCTACAGTGGGCGGGCAAGAAATTACAAAGTGAGTACGGTGTTACCTTAAAACATGTGAAAGTAACCGATATTGCAGAAACTACCACTCGCTTACTCGCAGAAAAGGCGGCAGGAAAGAACACTGAAGGCAGTGTTGATATCGTTTGGATCAATGGCGAGAACTTCCGCTCAATGAAAGACAACGCTTTGTTGTTTGGACCATTCACTCAAACACTTCCAAACTGGCAGTATGTCGATAAATCTTTACCGATTGATGTCGACTTCTCTGAACCAACAGAAGGCCTTGAAGCACCTTGGGGCGTTGGGCAACTTGTCTTCATCCACGACCAAGAAACACTGCACAATCCGCCACAATCGTTTTCAGAGATGTTGAGCTACGCTCAGGCTTTCCCGAATCGCTTAAGCTACCCGCGCCCACCAGAGTTTCATGGTACGAGCTTCATTAAGTCTCTACTGATTGAGCTAACAAACAACAGTCCTGCGCTTGCTAAACCCGTTTCAGAAGATACCTTCCAAGAAGTTACGGAACCACTGTGGGCTTACTTAGATAAATTCCATAAAGTGGCATGGCGAGGCGGAAAGCAATTTCCTGCAGGTACATCTGAAAGCATTCAACTTCTGGATGACGGACAGCTCGACCTCGCGATTACGTTTAATCCAAACTCTGTTTATTCAGCACAAGCAAGTGGTCGCCTAGTGGAAACCACTAAGGCTTATGCTCTAGATAGCGGCGCTCTATCTAACATTCACTTCCTTGCGATTCCTTGGAATGCCAATGCAACCGCAGGTGCTCAAGTGACCATTAACTTCTTGCTGAGCCCAGAAGCACAGTCTCGCAAAGGTGACCTTAATGTTTGGGGCGATCCTTCGGTTCTGAGCAGCAAGTACCTCACTGGCAGCGCTAAAAACACCCAGCAATTTAAATCGATTGATGAACCGCATCCTAGTTGGCAAAACGCGCTCGAGAAAGAGTGGCTTAAGCGATACGGTAACTAA
- a CDS encoding DEAD/DEAH box helicase, translated as MSFDSLTLNAKTVSALPSQFNKPTEIQQAVIPTIITGKDVLALAQTGSGKTLAFGLPLLNNINHDVNELQALVIVPTRELASQVAKSLEPIATALNIKTITLTGGVNADDQQQQLLTGPQLAIATPGRLLAVIKSDELELTQCVSLVLDEADRLIDMGFWPDIQAIIEALPAKRQSLLFSATLPPELVNQAEALLSNPEKITIHQENSVVETIEETLYLVNKGNKAQALIALLNQNQWPQVLVFIGAKDNADALTKRLNKAKISVSALHGNKSQEERIQALESFKNGETRVLIATDVMARGIHIDQLPVVINFELPSHSATYVHRVGRTARAGSAGCAISLVSHSENEHLNAIRTLTNKPLPLQSLEGFPVTDKPASESTARKRPPKDKMANRRTAKKKSIKQFKSKTNSSK; from the coding sequence ATGTCATTTGATAGCCTAACCCTTAACGCAAAAACCGTGTCCGCGCTCCCATCTCAATTCAATAAGCCGACAGAGATACAGCAAGCGGTAATTCCTACAATTATTACGGGGAAAGACGTACTTGCATTGGCTCAAACGGGTAGCGGTAAAACATTGGCCTTCGGCTTACCTTTGCTGAACAACATCAATCATGATGTAAATGAACTGCAAGCACTTGTTATCGTTCCAACACGTGAACTTGCGTCTCAAGTCGCTAAGTCTTTAGAACCCATCGCAACTGCTCTTAATATCAAAACGATTACGTTAACTGGCGGTGTGAACGCAGATGACCAACAACAGCAATTATTAACGGGGCCACAGCTTGCTATCGCAACACCGGGCCGATTGCTGGCTGTTATCAAAAGTGACGAATTAGAGTTAACTCAATGTGTGTCATTGGTTCTTGATGAAGCAGACCGATTGATCGACATGGGCTTTTGGCCTGATATTCAAGCGATCATCGAAGCTCTGCCAGCGAAACGACAGTCACTGCTATTCTCAGCGACACTTCCTCCAGAGTTGGTCAATCAGGCTGAAGCGCTTTTATCAAACCCAGAGAAGATCACGATTCACCAAGAAAACAGCGTTGTCGAAACCATTGAAGAAACACTGTATCTCGTAAACAAAGGCAACAAGGCTCAAGCACTGATTGCCCTACTTAATCAAAACCAATGGCCGCAAGTGTTGGTTTTTATTGGCGCCAAAGACAATGCAGACGCATTAACCAAGCGATTGAACAAAGCCAAGATCAGCGTAAGTGCGTTACATGGCAACAAGAGCCAGGAAGAGCGCATACAGGCATTAGAGAGTTTCAAAAATGGTGAAACTCGCGTGCTTATCGCAACCGATGTGATGGCTCGTGGCATCCATATTGATCAGCTACCTGTTGTGATCAACTTTGAATTGCCCTCTCACTCAGCAACTTATGTACATCGCGTAGGAAGAACGGCGAGAGCAGGAAGCGCAGGCTGTGCTATCTCGCTGGTTAGCCACAGTGAAAACGAGCACCTCAATGCGATTCGAACTCTGACTAATAAGCCACTTCCGTTGCAATCGTTGGAAGGTTTCCCTGTAACTGATAAACCTGCATCAGAATCAACAGCTCGTAAGCGTCCGCCAAAAGACAAAATGGCCAATCGAAGAACAGCCAAAAAGAAGAGCATTAAGCAGTTTAAAAGCAAAACAAATAGCTCAAAGTAA
- a CDS encoding ATP-binding cassette domain-containing protein, producing the protein MSLYLNDLTIRKTDGESLFSALNVTLESGQILALMGPSGCGKSTLLDAIAGHLNDEFSYSGTVILNDIQLDELPSHQREVGILFQDDLLFPHLKVWENLAFSLPNSVKGSDRQQQAMEALKDIELTRLAESFPDQISGGQRARISLTRMLLAKPKLALLDEPFSKLDQELRAQFRDWVFEQLTKADIPTLMVTHDQADVPQGAKVLSWPWRSNHVG; encoded by the coding sequence ATGAGTCTGTACCTCAACGACCTCACCATCCGTAAAACCGATGGCGAATCGCTGTTTTCAGCGCTAAACGTAACATTAGAATCAGGCCAAATATTGGCGTTGATGGGGCCAAGCGGCTGCGGAAAATCGACTTTGTTAGATGCCATCGCGGGTCACCTGAATGACGAGTTCTCATACTCTGGCACCGTTATTTTGAACGATATTCAGCTAGACGAGCTCCCATCACATCAGCGTGAAGTCGGCATTCTGTTTCAAGATGACTTGTTGTTTCCACACCTAAAAGTATGGGAGAACTTGGCCTTTTCGTTACCAAACTCGGTTAAGGGGTCAGATCGCCAACAACAAGCAATGGAAGCGTTAAAAGACATTGAACTGACCCGCTTGGCGGAGTCATTTCCCGACCAAATATCTGGCGGCCAGCGAGCGAGAATTAGCTTAACTCGTATGCTATTGGCGAAACCGAAATTGGCGTTGCTTGATGAGCCTTTTAGTAAGCTCGACCAAGAACTCAGAGCTCAGTTTCGCGACTGGGTATTTGAGCAACTCACTAAAGCGGATATTCCAACATTAATGGTGACGCACGACCAAGCCGATGTGCCTCAAGGGGCAAAAGTTCTGTCTTGGCCATGGAGAAGTAACCATGTTGGATAA
- a CDS encoding META domain-containing protein — MKFSSKKLLAVAALPMMLAACTTTGDNAMQVTPTDLQHHNWELAQIDGKDIVKSEDQAAPRLEIGEKMTANGMAGCNNFFGQGELKDGQFRIKQMGMTMKMCHGSAMEIEQSVSATLSEWSDVTLTNDTLVLKNDVHTLTYTIRDWVN, encoded by the coding sequence ATGAAGTTTAGTTCAAAAAAATTACTAGCAGTAGCCGCTTTACCTATGATGCTAGCAGCATGCACAACAACAGGTGACAACGCGATGCAAGTAACACCAACCGATCTACAGCACCATAATTGGGAACTTGCGCAAATTGATGGCAAGGACATTGTGAAAAGCGAAGACCAAGCAGCTCCTCGCCTAGAGATCGGCGAAAAGATGACTGCAAACGGCATGGCTGGTTGTAACAACTTCTTCGGTCAAGGCGAGCTGAAAGACGGTCAATTCCGTATCAAGCAAATGGGCATGACAATGAAAATGTGTCACGGCTCTGCGATGGAAATCGAACAGTCGGTTTCTGCTACTCTAAGCGAGTGGAGCGACGTAACCCTAACAAACGATACGCTAGTACTGAAAAACGATGTACACACGCTAACGTACACAATTCGTGATTGGGTAAACTAA
- a CDS encoding CDP-alcohol phosphatidyltransferase family protein yields the protein MLDKYSIKVIKWPLNQSAKLLNRFGITANQTTLFGFLVGCLAFPALAFQQYDWALGFIVFNRVCDGLDGALARIQGISDAGGFLDISLDFLFYSLIPFGFVIANPEHNAIAGAFLIFSFIGTGSSFLAFAVMAGKRGIENPVYKHKSLYYMSGLTEGTETIACFIAFCIWPQHFAVIAYTFGAACWLTTFMRIYFGFQTLKNQTS from the coding sequence ATGTTGGATAAGTACTCTATTAAGGTCATTAAGTGGCCATTAAATCAATCAGCCAAACTACTTAATAGATTCGGCATCACAGCCAACCAAACCACCCTGTTTGGGTTTCTGGTTGGATGTTTAGCGTTTCCAGCATTGGCATTTCAACAATACGATTGGGCGTTAGGGTTTATTGTATTTAACAGGGTTTGCGACGGGCTTGATGGAGCCTTGGCTCGAATCCAAGGCATTAGTGATGCGGGCGGTTTCCTAGACATCAGCCTAGATTTCCTATTCTACTCATTAATCCCCTTTGGCTTTGTTATCGCCAACCCAGAACACAACGCCATTGCCGGTGCATTTTTGATTTTCTCTTTTATCGGCACAGGCAGTAGCTTTTTAGCGTTTGCGGTTATGGCTGGTAAGCGAGGCATTGAAAACCCAGTCTATAAACATAAGTCTCTGTATTACATGTCTGGACTAACCGAAGGCACAGAAACCATCGCTTGTTTCATTGCTTTCTGTATTTGGCCTCAACACTTTGCGGTTATCGCTTACACCTTTGGTGCCGCGTGTTGGCTAACCACATTTATGCGTATCTATTTTGGATTCCAGACCCTCAAGAATCAAACCAGCTAG
- a CDS encoding DUF1289 domain-containing protein, translating to MEQLEFFQVPSPCVGVCSSDDKGYCNGCMRKREERFNWMSMTPSEQLHVIKLCRQRYRRKIMKQKNLVGKSVDEEGNTSPQRDLFG from the coding sequence GTGGAGCAGTTAGAGTTTTTCCAAGTTCCAAGCCCTTGCGTTGGGGTTTGTTCAAGCGATGACAAAGGCTATTGCAATGGTTGTATGCGCAAGAGAGAAGAGCGCTTTAACTGGATGTCGATGACACCGTCAGAACAATTGCACGTGATAAAGCTGTGTCGTCAGCGCTATAGACGAAAAATAATGAAGCAAAAAAACTTGGTTGGTAAGTCGGTCGACGAAGAGGGAAATACAAGTCCCCAAAGAGATCTTTTTGGCTAA